The Paenibacillus sp. FSL R7-0204 genome includes a region encoding these proteins:
- a CDS encoding class I SAM-dependent DNA methyltransferase → MQQYGKWMANLYDNVDQWGGFSRKYTPALYSFFEQKGLKGSVLDLCAGTGTSALAFLKKGHQVVLVDRSPDMLNVARQKLYYYILKTRAVLIEADAAAFSVPGEMSFEFAYSLYDAMNHLEGLESLKSCFGNVYLSLKEGGFFVFDMNTSRGLLKSNKLNVYDSGDVFILEKGIYHPGMDSAYITIDGFQRQADGNYVRFEELIYNRVYAMNEIKKVLENTGFTRIYYATASDLNVPVADPEQEDRVYFVCQK, encoded by the coding sequence ATGCAACAATACGGAAAATGGATGGCAAACCTATACGATAATGTTGACCAATGGGGGGGATTCTCACGCAAATATACGCCTGCGCTCTATTCATTTTTTGAACAGAAGGGTCTGAAGGGATCTGTACTGGATTTATGTGCGGGAACCGGTACATCCGCGCTGGCTTTTTTGAAAAAAGGGCATCAAGTGGTTCTGGTGGATCGGTCCCCAGATATGTTGAATGTTGCGAGACAAAAATTATACTATTATATTCTGAAAACAAGAGCAGTTTTGATAGAGGCAGACGCCGCCGCATTTTCGGTTCCGGGAGAGATGTCTTTTGAGTTTGCTTACTCTCTATACGATGCAATGAATCACTTGGAGGGCCTTGAGTCTCTGAAAAGCTGCTTTGGCAATGTCTACCTTTCGTTGAAAGAGGGAGGTTTTTTTGTTTTTGATATGAACACTTCCCGAGGGTTGCTGAAGTCCAATAAATTGAATGTCTATGACAGCGGCGATGTTTTTATTCTTGAAAAAGGTATCTATCACCCGGGCATGGATTCAGCTTATATCACAATTGACGGATTTCAGAGACAGGCTGACGGAAACTACGTTCGCTTTGAAGAATTGATATATAACAGGGTATACGCAATGAATGAGATAAAAAAGGTACTCGAAAACACAGGTTTCACCCGTATATATTATGCAACTGCAAGTGATCTAAACGTTCCGGTCGCTGACCCTGAGCAGGAAGACAGAGTATATTTTGTATGCCAAAAATGA
- a CDS encoding thioesterase II family protein, protein MEVQLLCLPYAGGSCYAYNRWAKYLDKKVKQLPMEIAGRGRRIREPYYSTVEEAVTDIEALIRPVIRNQPYILFGHSMGSILAYELCRLLHRMQAPLPAKLIVSGSDAPMIREPDKKYHLMEQQQLIEEMLELGGLSKEIASSPELMNLFLPILRADFAMLDRYGCSEPFEPLPIDLTVMYGQEDEMIKKDVRKWGELVTGKFESHVFPGGHFYLFDHERSFMPVLNNICEIGGSHATIRKMDGKPIR, encoded by the coding sequence GTGGAAGTTCAGTTGCTGTGTTTACCCTATGCTGGAGGATCTTGTTATGCCTACAACAGATGGGCCAAGTATTTGGATAAAAAGGTGAAGCAGCTGCCCATGGAAATTGCCGGCAGAGGGCGGAGAATTAGAGAACCCTATTATTCTACTGTAGAAGAGGCTGTGACGGATATTGAGGCGCTGATCCGCCCGGTTATCCGGAATCAGCCTTATATTCTGTTCGGGCACAGTATGGGAAGCATACTTGCCTACGAGCTATGTCGTCTTCTGCACCGAATGCAGGCTCCCTTGCCGGCTAAGCTTATTGTTTCCGGCAGCGACGCGCCAATGATTCGTGAACCGGACAAGAAATATCATCTAATGGAGCAGCAGCAGTTGATTGAGGAAATGCTGGAACTGGGTGGATTGTCAAAGGAAATAGCTTCGAGCCCCGAATTGATGAATCTGTTCCTGCCAATACTGCGTGCCGATTTTGCCATGCTGGACCGTTACGGTTGCTCAGAACCCTTTGAACCGCTACCTATAGATTTAACAGTAATGTATGGCCAGGAGGATGAAATGATTAAAAAGGATGTCCGGAAGTGGGGAGAACTGGTAACCGGAAAGTTCGAAAGCCATGTTTTTCCAGGAGGACACTTTTATTTGTTCGATCATGAACGTTCCTTTATGCCAGTGCTGAATAACATATGTGAAATAGGAGGAAGTCATGCAACAATACGGAAAATGGATGGCAAACCTATACGATAA